Proteins encoded by one window of Chryseobacterium foetidum:
- a CDS encoding TonB-dependent receptor — MQTSSFKVAVSIAAVCFSTVVFAQQNYSVSGTVKDQKNGELLIGVSVKVAEDPSISVTSNEYGFYSLSLPKGSYTLLVSSPGFKDFQQSINLENDVKQNIQLIQEGDEKTSQIDEVVISAVKKDKNLSSAQMGTETLSIKQIDKLPVLFGEKDVMKTIQLLPGIKSNGEGSSGFSVRGGATDQNLILLDEAAVYNASHLLGFFSTFNSDALKDVSIIKGNSPAQYGGRLSSVLDVKMKDGNNKDYNVNGGIGLISSRLSVEGPIQKEKSSFIVSGRRTYADVFLKATDDFKDSKLYFYDLNLKANYQINENNRLYLSGYFGRDVLGLGDTFSTDWGNTTATLRWNSIISSKLFSNTSFIYSNYNYNVALSSNNNTFGLDSEIEDWNLKQDFSWFAGNKHSVKFGLQSIYHTITPSSASGTSVSSFPRNPRYSWENAVYINDDFKATEKLTINYGARLAMFSVLGGDTFNTYQNGVLTDSEYLEKGKFGKTYVNLEPRITANYRINEVSSIKGGYSRNTQNLHLLSNSGSGNPTDQWIGSSYTVKPEIADQISAGYSRNFNNNNYELNAEIYYKSMQNQIDYKNGAQISFDTAADVESELLFGKGRAYGLELIAKKKSGKLTGWISYTLSKTERQINGINDNEWYDARQDKTHDLSVVATYQLNPKWLISGLFLYSTGNAVTFPTGKYELNGQTVFQYSNRNADRMPAYHRMDLSATYEPVSEKRWKGSWSFGVYNVYGRENAYTITFEDNPNNPGTTRAMQTSLFKWVPNITYNFKF; from the coding sequence ATGCAGACATCATCCTTCAAAGTTGCAGTTTCCATCGCTGCAGTTTGTTTCAGCACAGTCGTTTTTGCACAGCAGAATTATTCTGTGAGCGGAACAGTAAAAGATCAGAAAAACGGCGAATTGCTGATCGGAGTTTCCGTAAAAGTAGCTGAAGATCCCAGCATTTCAGTCACGTCAAACGAATACGGTTTCTATTCTCTTTCTCTTCCCAAAGGTTCCTACACTTTACTGGTCTCCAGTCCGGGCTTTAAAGATTTTCAGCAAAGCATCAACCTTGAGAATGATGTAAAGCAGAACATCCAGCTAATTCAGGAAGGCGATGAGAAAACTTCACAGATTGATGAGGTGGTCATTTCAGCAGTTAAAAAAGATAAAAATCTGAGTTCTGCCCAAATGGGAACTGAAACTTTAAGCATTAAACAGATCGATAAACTTCCTGTTTTGTTTGGTGAAAAAGATGTGATGAAAACCATTCAGCTTTTGCCGGGAATTAAAAGTAATGGTGAAGGAAGTAGTGGATTTTCCGTAAGAGGTGGAGCAACAGACCAGAATTTAATTCTCTTGGATGAAGCTGCGGTTTATAATGCATCGCATTTGCTTGGCTTTTTCAGCACCTTTAACAGTGACGCTCTGAAAGATGTGAGTATCATCAAAGGAAACAGTCCGGCTCAGTATGGCGGGCGTTTGTCTTCTGTTCTGGATGTTAAAATGAAAGACGGAAACAACAAAGACTACAACGTCAACGGCGGAATCGGTTTGATCAGCAGCCGACTCAGCGTTGAAGGACCGATTCAGAAAGAAAAATCTTCGTTCATTGTTTCGGGAAGACGTACTTATGCTGATGTTTTTTTGAAAGCAACCGATGATTTCAAAGACAGTAAACTGTATTTCTATGATTTGAATTTAAAAGCCAATTATCAGATTAACGAAAACAACCGTTTGTATTTATCGGGATATTTTGGAAGAGATGTTTTAGGTCTGGGAGATACTTTCTCGACAGATTGGGGAAATACCACGGCAACTTTGCGTTGGAACAGTATTATCAGCAGTAAATTATTTTCAAACACATCATTCATTTACAGCAATTACAACTACAATGTTGCATTGAGCAGCAACAACAATACCTTCGGTCTCGATTCTGAAATTGAAGACTGGAATTTGAAGCAGGATTTCTCATGGTTTGCAGGGAATAAACATTCAGTAAAATTTGGTTTACAGTCGATTTATCATACCATCACACCAAGCAGTGCTTCGGGAACGAGTGTCAGCAGTTTTCCTCGAAATCCAAGATATTCATGGGAAAATGCGGTGTACATCAATGATGATTTTAAAGCAACAGAGAAGCTCACGATCAACTACGGAGCCAGACTGGCAATGTTCTCAGTCTTAGGCGGCGATACTTTTAACACCTACCAAAACGGAGTTTTAACCGATTCTGAATATTTAGAAAAAGGAAAATTTGGTAAAACGTATGTAAATCTTGAACCGAGAATTACAGCAAATTACAGAATCAATGAAGTAAGCAGCATTAAAGGTGGTTATTCAAGAAATACTCAGAATTTACATTTATTAAGCAACAGCGGAAGCGGAAACCCTACCGATCAGTGGATTGGAAGCAGCTATACCGTAAAACCTGAAATTGCCGACCAGATCAGCGCAGGCTACAGCCGGAATTTCAACAACAATAATTATGAATTGAATGCTGAGATTTATTACAAATCTATGCAGAACCAAATCGATTATAAAAACGGAGCACAAATCTCCTTCGACACCGCTGCGGATGTAGAAAGTGAACTGTTATTCGGAAAGGGAAGGGCTTACGGACTGGAACTCATCGCCAAAAAGAAAAGCGGAAAACTCACCGGATGGATTTCTTACACTTTATCTAAAACCGAAAGACAGATTAATGGCATCAACGATAACGAATGGTACGATGCAAGACAGGATAAAACGCACGACCTCTCTGTTGTTGCAACGTATCAGCTGAATCCAAAATGGTTGATCTCTGGATTGTTTCTTTACAGCACAGGAAATGCAGTGACTTTCCCAACCGGCAAATACGAACTGAACGGACAAACCGTCTTCCAGTACAGCAACCGAAACGCAGACAGGATGCCGGCGTACCACAGAATGGATCTGAGTGCAACCTACGAACCGGTTTCCGAAAAACGTTGGAAAGGCTCATGGTCATTCGGTGTATATAATGTGTATGGAAGAGAAAATGCCTACACCATTACGTTTGAAGACAATCCAAATAATCCGGGAACAACAAGAGCTATGCAGACTTCACTGTTCAAATGGGTTCCGAATATTACTTATAATTTCAAATTCTAA
- a CDS encoding DUF4249 domain-containing protein, which produces MKNIFLIILTLFVVISCEKEIDLDLEDQSGQIVIEANVTDQTGPYSVKITKSVAFTQANQYPAIENAQVVLSDNTGQTETLQYTGNETYKTSTFVGQPGRTYTLKIQAEGKEYIATSTMPEAVSFDGIEQDSFMVGGETSYTLLPVFLDPQALGNRYLFIYTVNNNPKKYFSEFSDNVNNGLPNQRPLILPNDDGDNPDDIKVKVGDTIHVEMQCIDNSVYLFYSALLQLSGGGSGGGITPANPPSNISNGALGYFSAHTVRTKSIVIN; this is translated from the coding sequence ATGAAAAATATATTTTTAATCATATTAACTCTGTTTGTAGTAATCTCCTGTGAGAAGGAAATAGATTTAGATTTGGAAGATCAAAGCGGACAGATTGTGATTGAAGCTAATGTTACAGATCAGACCGGACCATATTCCGTGAAAATTACCAAATCGGTTGCTTTCACACAGGCAAATCAATATCCGGCAATCGAAAATGCACAGGTTGTTCTGAGCGACAACACCGGACAAACCGAAACCTTACAGTATACAGGAAACGAAACTTATAAAACATCAACATTTGTGGGACAGCCGGGAAGAACATACACCTTAAAAATTCAGGCTGAGGGAAAGGAATATATTGCCACAAGCACAATGCCTGAGGCAGTTTCTTTCGATGGTATCGAACAGGATTCTTTTATGGTCGGAGGCGAAACAAGTTATACGCTTCTGCCGGTTTTCCTTGATCCACAGGCTTTGGGAAACCGATATTTATTCATTTACACGGTTAATAATAATCCAAAAAAATATTTCTCAGAATTTTCAGATAATGTCAATAACGGATTGCCTAATCAGCGACCTTTAATTCTCCCTAATGATGACGGCGATAACCCTGATGATATCAAGGTGAAAGTGGGTGACACCATTCATGTAGAGATGCAGTGTATAGACAACAGTGTTTACTTGTTCTATTCGGCACTTCTACAACTTTCGGGAGGCGGTTCCGGTGGTGGAATTACACCCGCAAATCCTCCCAGCAATATAAGCAATGGTGCTTTAGGATATTTTTCGGCACACACCGTACGAACGAAAAGTATTGTGATCAATTAG
- a CDS encoding DKNYY domain-containing protein yields MLYRFRFLIYGFLIFIFLMMFALLFVSLSSKSEPIDYDSNKKDLNRIFTQFEGKIYAMVPGNGYYEVKGANTATFKIISESFSDAHIGYDDQHVYAGNIILEDLDPSRLTVLGNNYYTDGKTTYYCARNSEKNESLSAVGFVIRLGGQSLGLSDKPQNYWYPFKKLDESSTYLSKPGFAIAAGEKVAFFKGLEMKNSNPKTIRPVKIHYYDGDVRDSEGYFTDGRNVYFQDGQLPLKYNEKIHEIGIESDIPSRSAYLINPQNGMVYVNGKPFDESKAPYRLLGMNLKHAYQALFVSKDGLYFYDTEAEKVIRAGDNPFENNQFQEIAPDVFTSGNKVYFLKATEEWGRKRGLLSRTTHLIELEDVLASGIKKISRADSYNGSVWQHGSRYFYFDDAGSSQMMPSTVYEIKDINTVKLLAGDGTLGSEAIRDLSKRNMSTGGEGTTVVKAVTDSDNNWYDSYWVIFGVAGLVYAISYFFRNVKFHPFFIKDGYLIMNNLSFKKFEISDINKIIFSSFKAGSRSGGYSGKMQVLQKNGNTSRSFIFSSKITLVSQSENEILSYIRELQKELGIDGIESEVRH; encoded by the coding sequence ATGCTCTACAGATTCCGGTTTTTAATTTATGGCTTTCTGATCTTTATTTTTTTGATGATGTTTGCGTTACTGTTTGTCTCGCTTTCATCAAAAAGTGAGCCCATTGATTATGATTCCAACAAGAAAGATCTCAATAGAATTTTTACGCAATTTGAAGGGAAAATCTACGCCATGGTCCCCGGCAACGGCTATTATGAAGTAAAAGGTGCCAATACTGCAACCTTTAAAATTATCTCTGAAAGTTTTTCAGATGCTCATATTGGTTACGATGACCAACATGTCTATGCCGGAAATATAATTCTGGAAGACTTAGATCCTTCCCGACTGACTGTTTTAGGCAACAATTACTATACGGACGGTAAAACAACATACTATTGTGCCCGCAATTCCGAAAAGAATGAATCGCTCAGTGCGGTCGGTTTTGTCATCCGTTTGGGTGGTCAGAGTCTCGGACTTTCAGACAAGCCTCAAAACTATTGGTATCCCTTTAAAAAACTTGACGAAAGCAGCACATATCTGTCCAAACCAGGCTTTGCAATAGCAGCAGGTGAAAAAGTTGCTTTTTTCAAAGGTCTTGAGATGAAAAACTCCAATCCCAAAACCATCCGTCCAGTTAAGATTCACTATTACGATGGAGATGTGCGGGACAGCGAAGGATATTTTACAGACGGCAGAAATGTTTACTTTCAAGATGGGCAGCTCCCCCTCAAATACAACGAAAAGATCCATGAGATTGGAATCGAAAGCGATATTCCGTCCCGAAGTGCTTATCTTATCAACCCTCAGAACGGAATGGTCTACGTCAATGGTAAACCCTTTGATGAATCAAAAGCACCATACCGACTTTTGGGAATGAATCTTAAACATGCTTACCAGGCTCTGTTCGTTTCCAAAGACGGTCTGTATTTTTATGACACAGAAGCTGAAAAAGTAATACGTGCCGGCGATAATCCATTTGAAAATAACCAGTTTCAGGAGATTGCACCGGACGTATTCACCAGTGGCAACAAAGTTTATTTTTTGAAAGCCACCGAAGAATGGGGCAGAAAAAGAGGACTGCTCAGCAGAACCACTCATCTTATCGAGCTTGAGGATGTGCTGGCTTCCGGAATTAAAAAGATCAGCCGTGCTGATTCGTACAATGGAAGTGTGTGGCAGCACGGGAGCCGATATTTTTATTTTGATGATGCCGGAAGCTCCCAGATGATGCCCTCAACAGTTTATGAAATCAAGGATATCAATACCGTAAAATTGCTTGCCGGAGACGGAACATTGGGCTCAGAAGCTATCCGGGATTTAAGCAAAAGGAATATGAGTACAGGTGGAGAAGGTACAACAGTTGTAAAAGCCGTTACGGACTCTGACAATAATTGGTATGACTCCTACTGGGTTATTTTCGGGGTGGCAGGTTTGGTCTACGCAATCTCATACTTTTTCCGCAATGTTAAGTTTCATCCTTTTTTCATAAAAGATGGTTATCTCATTATGAACAATCTGTCTTTTAAAAAATTTGAAATCAGTGACATCAACAAAATAATTTTCAGTTCCTTCAAAGCAGGCAGCAGATCTGGTGGTTACAGCGGAAAAATGCAGGTGTTGCAAAAGAACGGAAATACCAGCCGCAGCTTTATCTTCTCTTCCAAAATAACTTTGGTTTCACAATCTGAAAATGAAATACTAAGTTACATCAGGGAACTTCAGAAGGAACTGGGAATTGATGGGATTGAGAGTGAAGTAAGGCACTAA